One Halomonas sp. M4R1S46 genomic window carries:
- a CDS encoding bifunctional protein-serine/threonine kinase/phosphatase, with protein sequence MAPVQLSLSYGQAFVAPERRRHRSSMSVRLPEAPLLTAKGACALISDSTSRNPLAKQAGDISVRGFLADYFSTPDHWEVKTAATRVLRALNAWCFGQSRQVSDGGFVSSLSAMVFRGREAHLFHVGDTLVFRLRGAEFEQLSRDHVTDLGGYRYPSRAIGMDASVDIDYARLPLKQGDIFLFTTQGVQGTLMPSDYVRLIREDASDLDAACERLAQTARERARERGYGSDQFCFQLVRIDALPDEEQDHPGKVYGDLPIPPELAVGDRLDGLEVREVLSRTAQSRVYRVRDVRTDRDLVMKAPSPELSNRNAYLEHFLLQQWVVERVHSPFVVRVMEPSRPRRFLYYLMAYVEGETLTEWARRHPQAGLDQRLDIAVQLGKAIQALHHRDLLHQRVHPDNVLIDPHGQVVLADFSACHLRDVDGHRRSRGVLRQVGITEHSAPEYALDDEVGRRSDQFSLASTVYWLLTGALPYELPLKELLRHTDLERMAYRSARSLNPEISPALDDALRRALSPQRALRFRRLSEFLHALRVTGEPRRGTAGALGEPTRFWRGVAGILLLLLVLSWLLR encoded by the coding sequence TTGGCACCCGTACAGTTGTCACTGAGTTACGGCCAGGCCTTCGTGGCGCCGGAGCGCCGCCGGCATCGCAGCTCCATGTCCGTGCGCCTCCCCGAGGCGCCGCTGCTGACGGCGAAGGGTGCCTGTGCCCTGATCAGTGACTCCACCTCCCGCAACCCCCTGGCCAAGCAGGCCGGTGACATCAGCGTGCGGGGGTTTCTGGCCGACTACTTCTCCACTCCCGACCACTGGGAGGTGAAGACCGCGGCCACCCGGGTGCTGCGCGCGCTCAACGCCTGGTGTTTCGGCCAGAGCCGCCAGGTCAGCGACGGCGGCTTCGTCAGTTCGCTCTCGGCCATGGTCTTTCGCGGCCGCGAGGCGCACCTGTTCCACGTCGGTGACACCCTGGTATTCCGGTTGCGTGGCGCCGAGTTCGAGCAGTTGTCCCGGGATCACGTGACCGATCTCGGCGGCTATCGCTACCCGTCCCGCGCGATCGGCATGGATGCCAGCGTCGACATCGACTACGCCCGGCTGCCCCTCAAGCAGGGCGACATCTTCCTGTTCACCACCCAGGGCGTGCAGGGCACCCTGATGCCTTCCGACTATGTGCGGCTGATCCGCGAGGATGCCAGCGACCTGGACGCCGCCTGCGAGCGGCTGGCGCAGACCGCCCGGGAGCGTGCCCGGGAGCGCGGCTACGGCAGCGACCAGTTCTGCTTCCAGCTGGTGCGCATCGATGCCCTGCCCGATGAGGAGCAGGACCACCCCGGCAAGGTCTACGGTGACTTGCCGATCCCGCCGGAACTGGCCGTGGGCGATCGGCTCGACGGCCTCGAGGTGCGCGAGGTCCTGTCGCGCACCGCCCAGTCCCGGGTCTATCGAGTCCGCGACGTGCGCACCGACCGCGACCTGGTGATGAAGGCCCCGAGCCCGGAGCTTTCCAACCGCAACGCCTACCTCGAGCACTTCCTGCTCCAGCAGTGGGTGGTGGAACGGGTGCATTCGCCCTTCGTGGTGCGGGTGATGGAGCCCTCCCGACCGCGGCGTTTCCTCTATTACCTGATGGCCTACGTGGAGGGCGAGACGCTCACCGAATGGGCGCGTCGCCACCCCCAGGCGGGGCTCGACCAGCGGCTCGATATCGCCGTCCAGCTGGGCAAGGCCATCCAGGCGCTGCATCATCGCGACCTGCTCCATCAGCGGGTACATCCCGACAACGTGCTGATCGACCCCCACGGCCAGGTGGTGCTGGCCGACTTCAGCGCCTGCCACCTGCGCGATGTGGACGGCCACCGCCGCTCCCGGGGGGTGCTGCGCCAGGTGGGGATCACCGAGCACAGTGCCCCGGAATATGCCCTGGACGACGAGGTGGGACGCCGCAGCGACCAGTTCTCGCTGGCCTCCACCGTCTACTGGCTGCTCACCGGGGCGCTGCCCTACGAGCTGCCGCTCAAGGAGCTGCTGCGCCATACCGATCTGGAGCGCATGGCCTACCGCAGCGCCCGGAGCCTCAACCCGGAGATCTCCCCGGCCCTGGACGATGCCCTGCGCCGGGCCCTGTCGCCGCAGCGGGCCCTGCGCTTCCGCCGGCTGTCGGAGTTCCTGCACGCCCTGCGCGTGACCGGCGAGCCGCGACGTGGGACGGCCGGCGCGCTGGGCGAGCCGACCCGGTTCTGGCGGGGCGTGGCGGGGATCCTGCTGTTGCTGCTGGTGCTCTCCTGGCTGCTTCGTTAG
- the ppa gene encoding inorganic diphosphatase, translated as MNFDNIPAGKDLPDDIYVAIEIPANHAPVKYEIDKDMGALLVDRFMATPMFYPANYGFIPHTLADDGDPLDALVVTPYPVAPGSVIRARPVGILNMTDEAGEDAKLVCVPHPKLSSLYDDIQEVTDLPELLRQQIAHFFENYKDLEKGKWVKVESWEGVEAARKAIEKSVAAYQKA; from the coding sequence ATGAACTTCGACAACATCCCCGCCGGCAAGGATCTGCCCGACGACATCTACGTGGCGATCGAGATCCCGGCCAACCACGCTCCGGTCAAGTACGAGATCGACAAGGACATGGGAGCGCTGCTGGTCGACCGCTTCATGGCCACGCCGATGTTCTACCCGGCCAACTACGGCTTCATCCCGCACACCCTGGCCGACGACGGCGACCCTCTCGACGCCCTGGTCGTGACCCCCTACCCGGTCGCCCCGGGCAGCGTGATCCGGGCGCGTCCGGTCGGCATCCTCAACATGACCGACGAGGCCGGCGAGGACGCCAAGCTGGTGTGCGTGCCGCACCCCAAGCTGTCCAGCCTGTACGATGACATCCAGGAAGTCACCGACCTGCCGGAGCTGCTGCGCCAGCAGATCGCCCACTTCTTCGAGAACTACAAGGATCTCGAGAAGGGCAAGTGGGTCAAGGTGGAGTCCTGGGAAGGCGTCGAGGCCGCCCGCAAGGCCATCGAGAAGTCCGTGGCCGCCTACCAGAAGGCCTGA
- a CDS encoding DUF2333 family protein produces MALTRKAADRRRSKVEALERPQYGWIWKPLLAVLVIYLLVALGLGIWWSRTPAPFALEPAVAEQREATPAARGAVTTAGLRAVIETLLDKPGGYLRNDLAPPGLWLDNMPAWELGVLSQSRRLARALPAMARGEAGELERVEAQLQRDSRDWFYPSTEHRLELALSGLGAYLERLGEGGEVAFADGGRGLAPWLAEVAAGLDDLGGRLSASVARPAVLADLDIEAEGLPGETPWYRVDNVFFEARGQAWALLHLLDAVRHDQADVLEAAGLTGRWEMLVAELQRSQRRLWSPVVLNGSGFGIFANHSLVMANHVVRARDLTRELARTLEQAVPVSVPEATAPAEPTATSPDAPATETAEDTAPAEPTATSSNASASEAAEDAAATPEEGASPAAAPSQDGAAEPEGEAPAAGDESGAPADEAETEGGEAPATEASP; encoded by the coding sequence ATGGCTTTGACGCGAAAGGCGGCGGACAGGCGCCGCAGCAAGGTCGAGGCGCTGGAGCGCCCGCAGTATGGCTGGATCTGGAAGCCGCTTCTGGCGGTACTGGTCATCTATCTGCTGGTGGCGCTGGGACTGGGAATCTGGTGGAGCCGCACGCCGGCCCCCTTCGCCCTGGAGCCTGCCGTGGCCGAGCAGCGCGAGGCGACCCCGGCGGCCCGGGGGGCGGTGACCACGGCCGGCCTGAGGGCGGTGATCGAGACGCTGCTCGACAAGCCCGGCGGCTATCTGCGCAACGACCTCGCCCCGCCGGGGCTATGGCTCGACAACATGCCGGCCTGGGAGCTCGGGGTGCTCAGCCAGAGTCGCCGCCTCGCGCGCGCGCTACCGGCCATGGCCCGGGGCGAGGCGGGGGAGCTCGAGCGGGTCGAGGCGCAGCTGCAGCGCGATAGTCGCGACTGGTTCTATCCCTCCACCGAGCACCGTCTCGAGCTGGCGCTGAGCGGTCTCGGCGCCTACCTCGAGCGCCTGGGGGAGGGCGGTGAGGTCGCCTTCGCCGATGGCGGGCGAGGCCTGGCGCCCTGGCTGGCCGAGGTGGCCGCCGGCCTCGATGACCTGGGGGGGCGGCTGTCGGCCAGCGTCGCCCGTCCCGCGGTCCTGGCCGATCTGGACATCGAGGCCGAGGGATTGCCCGGTGAAACGCCCTGGTACCGGGTCGACAACGTCTTCTTCGAGGCCCGGGGGCAGGCCTGGGCGCTGCTCCACCTGCTCGATGCGGTGCGCCATGACCAGGCCGACGTGCTGGAGGCGGCCGGCCTGACGGGGCGCTGGGAGATGCTGGTCGCCGAGCTCCAGCGCAGCCAGCGGCGACTGTGGAGCCCGGTGGTGCTCAACGGCTCCGGGTTCGGCATCTTCGCCAATCACTCCCTGGTGATGGCCAACCATGTGGTGCGGGCCCGGGACCTGACCCGGGAACTGGCCAGGACGCTGGAGCAGGCCGTGCCGGTGAGCGTTCCCGAGGCCACCGCGCCGGCCGAGCCGACGGCGACCTCACCGGATGCGCCGGCCACTGAGACCGCGGAAGACACCGCGCCGGCCGAGCCGACGGCGACCTCCTCGAACGCGTCGGCCAGCGAGGCCGCGGAAGACGCCGCCGCGACCCCGGAGGAGGGGGCGAGCCCCGCGGCGGCCCCCTCGCAGGACGGCGCGGCGGAACCGGAGGGCGAGGCCCCGGCGGCCGGCGACGAGTCCGGGGCGCCGGCCGACGAGGCCGAGACCGAGGGGGGCGAGGCGCCGGCAACCGAGGCGTCGCCCTGA
- the dsbD gene encoding protein-disulfide reductase DsbD: MLNARRLATALLLLLIPLAAQAQWFADRDEADFLPVREAFQPQAWHDGETLTIGIDNAEGYYLYRHRFEVASLEEGVRLGEPVLPPGQAKTDEFLGDVNVFYDRVVFEVPLTTPASGPLEVALTFQGCADAGLCYPPERVTLQAPQGPAPATFAETASPAAAAGDAPSVAGSGVPRSEDGHFRALIRDASLPLVLGLFFLAGLGLTFTPCVLPMVPILSSIIVGQHPSRLRAFALSASYVAGMALTYAGVGVLMGLFGAGLNLQARLQSAPVLITFAVLFALFALAMFGAIDLRLSPRLAGRIDALQARAQKSGPAGLALAGALSVLVVSPCVSAPLAGALVFISSTGDALMGGAALLALALGMGGPLLLVGTFGTTLLPRTGTWMTGVKVAFGILLLGISVWLVERLLPPPVTLLLWAALAVGTALALGALSPQQAQGWPRVRQAAGILLLVWGVTLVIGASRGAHDPLRPLAALPATGTETGAPASRVTVVESLDALETALAEGTRPALVNVTADWCISCKIMEREVFPAPSVVAALSGFRRIDVDVTDTDAESRALLDHLALFGPPSLLFFDGDRELREARIQGEVDAAELAGHLESVRDWLSGRRG, from the coding sequence GTGCTCAACGCCCGCCGCCTCGCCACCGCCCTGCTCCTGCTGCTGATCCCCCTGGCCGCCCAGGCCCAGTGGTTTGCCGACCGCGACGAGGCGGACTTCCTGCCGGTGAGGGAGGCCTTCCAGCCCCAGGCCTGGCATGACGGCGAGACCCTTACGATCGGCATCGACAACGCCGAGGGTTACTACCTCTACCGTCACCGCTTCGAGGTGGCATCCCTCGAGGAGGGCGTTCGCCTGGGCGAGCCGGTACTGCCGCCCGGCCAGGCCAAGACCGACGAGTTCCTCGGCGACGTCAACGTCTTCTACGACCGGGTGGTGTTCGAGGTCCCCCTGACCACGCCCGCCTCGGGCCCCCTGGAGGTGGCCCTGACCTTCCAGGGCTGCGCCGATGCCGGGCTCTGCTACCCGCCGGAGCGGGTGACCCTGCAGGCGCCCCAGGGGCCGGCGCCGGCGACCTTCGCCGAGACCGCGTCGCCCGCCGCCGCGGCGGGCGACGCGCCGTCGGTCGCCGGGTCCGGCGTACCCCGCAGCGAGGACGGCCACTTCCGCGCCCTGATTCGCGACGCCAGCCTGCCGCTGGTGCTGGGACTGTTCTTCCTCGCCGGCCTGGGGCTGACCTTCACGCCCTGCGTGCTGCCCATGGTGCCGATCCTCTCCTCGATCATCGTCGGCCAGCACCCCAGCCGCCTCCGCGCCTTCGCCCTCTCGGCCAGCTACGTGGCCGGCATGGCGCTGACCTACGCCGGGGTGGGGGTGCTGATGGGGCTGTTCGGCGCCGGCCTGAACCTCCAGGCCCGCCTGCAGTCGGCGCCGGTGCTGATCACCTTCGCCGTGCTCTTCGCCCTGTTCGCGCTGGCCATGTTCGGTGCCATCGACCTGCGCCTCTCGCCGCGCCTGGCCGGACGCATCGATGCCCTCCAGGCCCGCGCCCAGAAGAGCGGCCCTGCCGGCCTGGCCCTGGCCGGCGCCCTGTCGGTGCTGGTGGTCTCCCCCTGCGTATCGGCACCGCTGGCCGGGGCCCTGGTCTTCATCTCCTCCACCGGCGATGCCCTGATGGGCGGCGCCGCCCTGCTCGCCCTGGCCCTCGGCATGGGGGGGCCACTGCTGCTGGTCGGCACCTTCGGCACTACCCTGCTGCCGCGGACCGGGACCTGGATGACCGGCGTCAAGGTCGCCTTCGGCATTCTCCTGCTGGGCATCAGCGTGTGGCTGGTCGAGCGCCTGCTGCCGCCGCCGGTCACCCTGCTGCTGTGGGCGGCCCTGGCCGTGGGCACGGCGCTGGCCCTGGGCGCCCTGAGCCCGCAGCAGGCCCAGGGGTGGCCGCGGGTCCGCCAGGCCGCCGGCATCCTGCTGCTGGTCTGGGGGGTGACCCTAGTGATCGGCGCCTCCCGGGGCGCCCATGATCCCTTGCGCCCGCTGGCGGCCCTGCCGGCAACCGGCACCGAGACCGGCGCGCCGGCGAGCCGGGTCACCGTGGTGGAGAGCCTGGACGCGCTCGAGACGGCGCTGGCCGAGGGCACGCGGCCCGCCCTGGTCAATGTCACGGCCGACTGGTGCATCTCCTGCAAGATCATGGAACGCGAGGTCTTCCCGGCGCCGTCGGTGGTCGCGGCGCTGTCGGGCTTCCGCCGCATCGACGTCGACGTCACCGACACCGATGCCGAGAGTCGCGCCCTGCTCGACCACCTCGCCCTGTTCGGTCCGCCGAGCCTGCTATTCTTCGACGGCGACCGGGAATTGCGCGAGGCCCGGATCCAGGGCGAGGTCGACGCGGCCGAGCTGGCCGGCCACCTCGAGAGCGTCCGCGACTGGCTGTCGGGCCGGCGCGGCTGA
- the accB gene encoding acetyl-CoA carboxylase biotin carboxyl carrier protein: protein MDIRKVKKLIELLEESNISEIEIQEGEESVRISRHPNGSAYPQPQAPAWPAPAQPAQPAPAAPQPAASAEPAAEEGPGYQGQAVLSPMVGTFYRSPAPGAKAFVELGQSVKKGETVCIVEAMKMMNQIEADRDGVIEAILVEDGEPVEFEQPMVVIS from the coding sequence ATGGACATCCGCAAGGTCAAGAAACTGATCGAGCTGCTGGAAGAGTCGAACATCAGCGAGATCGAGATCCAGGAAGGCGAAGAATCGGTGCGCATCAGCCGTCACCCCAACGGCAGCGCCTATCCCCAGCCCCAGGCCCCCGCCTGGCCGGCACCGGCCCAGCCGGCCCAGCCGGCCCCCGCCGCGCCCCAGCCGGCCGCCTCGGCCGAACCGGCGGCCGAGGAAGGCCCCGGCTACCAGGGCCAGGCCGTGCTGTCGCCCATGGTGGGCACCTTCTACCGCTCTCCCGCGCCCGGCGCCAAGGCCTTCGTCGAACTCGGCCAGAGCGTCAAGAAGGGTGAGACCGTGTGCATCGTCGAGGCCATGAAGATGATGAACCAGATCGAGGCCGACCGTGACGGCGTGATCGAGGCCATCCTGGTCGAGGACGGCGAGCCGGTCGAGTTCGAGCAGCCGATGGTCGTCATCTCCTGA
- the accC gene encoding acetyl-CoA carboxylase biotin carboxylase subunit produces the protein MLDKVLIANRGEIALRILRACKELGIRTVAVHSKADRELMHVRLADEAVCIGPASSAQSYLNIPALISAAEVTDSSAIHPGYGFLSENADFAEQVERSGFTFIGPRAETIRLMGDKVSAIESMKKAGVPTVPGSDGPLGDDEGEIVATARRIGYPVIIKAAAGGGGRGMRVVHTEAHLLSAVTVTRTEAHSAFGDGTVYMEKFLEKPRHVEVQVLADGQGNAIHLFDRDCSLQRRHQKVLEEAPAPGLDPAARAEVFEACREACITIGYRGAGTFEFLYEDGQFFFIEMNTRVQVEHPVTEMVTGVDIVREQLRIASGLPLSIRQEDVKLAGHAFECRINAEDARTFMPSPGKVTLYHPPGGLGVRMDSHIYTGYTVPPHYDSLIGKLITWGVDRDTALTRMRNALDELLVEGIKTNIDLHKDLVRDGYFQQGGVNIHYLEKKLGL, from the coding sequence ATGCTGGACAAGGTTCTCATCGCCAATCGCGGCGAGATCGCCCTGCGCATCCTGCGCGCCTGCAAGGAGCTGGGCATTCGTACGGTCGCGGTCCACTCCAAGGCCGACCGCGAGCTGATGCACGTACGCCTGGCCGACGAGGCCGTGTGCATCGGCCCGGCCTCCTCCGCGCAGTCCTACCTGAACATCCCGGCGCTGATCAGTGCCGCCGAGGTCACGGACTCCAGCGCCATCCATCCCGGCTATGGCTTCCTCTCGGAGAACGCCGACTTCGCCGAGCAGGTCGAGCGCTCCGGCTTCACCTTCATCGGCCCCCGCGCCGAGACCATTCGCCTGATGGGCGACAAGGTCAGCGCCATCGAGTCGATGAAGAAGGCCGGCGTGCCCACCGTTCCCGGCTCCGATGGCCCCCTGGGCGACGACGAGGGCGAGATCGTGGCGACCGCGCGGCGCATCGGCTACCCGGTGATCATCAAGGCCGCCGCCGGTGGCGGTGGCCGGGGCATGCGCGTGGTGCACACCGAGGCCCACCTGCTCTCCGCGGTGACCGTGACCCGTACCGAGGCCCATTCGGCCTTCGGCGACGGCACCGTCTACATGGAGAAGTTCCTCGAGAAGCCGCGCCACGTGGAAGTCCAGGTGCTCGCCGACGGCCAGGGCAATGCCATCCACCTCTTCGATCGCGACTGCTCCCTGCAGCGCCGTCACCAGAAGGTGCTGGAGGAGGCCCCCGCGCCGGGGCTCGACCCGGCGGCCCGCGCCGAGGTCTTCGAGGCCTGTCGCGAGGCCTGCATCACCATCGGCTACCGCGGCGCCGGCACCTTCGAGTTCCTCTACGAGGACGGCCAGTTCTTCTTCATCGAGATGAACACCCGTGTCCAGGTCGAGCACCCCGTGACCGAGATGGTCACCGGCGTCGACATCGTCCGCGAGCAGCTGCGCATCGCTTCCGGCCTGCCGCTGTCGATCCGCCAGGAGGACGTCAAGCTGGCCGGCCACGCCTTCGAGTGCCGGATCAACGCCGAGGACGCCAGGACCTTCATGCCGTCCCCCGGCAAGGTGACCCTCTACCACCCGCCGGGCGGGCTCGGCGTGCGCATGGACTCCCACATCTACACCGGCTACACGGTCCCGCCGCACTACGACTCCCTGATCGGCAAGCTGATCACCTGGGGCGTCGACCGTGACACCGCGCTGACCCGCATGCGCAACGCCCTCGACGAGCTACTGGTCGAAGGCATCAAGACCAACATCGACCTGCACAAGGATCTGGTCCGTGACGGCTACTTCCAGCAGGGTGGCGTGAACATCCACTACCTGGAGAAGAAGCTGGGACTCTAG
- the prmA gene encoding 50S ribosomal protein L11 methyltransferase — MPWLQLKARIAPEQAELLEELLLAEGATAITLQDAQDAPLFEPERGTTPLWDETVLTGLYDDLEGLSAMLERLAAAWAEAVPGEPCPEIEHELLDDRDWERAWMEDFQPLRMGERLWIVPSWHAAPDPAAVNLHLDPGLAFGTGTHPTTALCLGWLDGLTVAGELTGLEVLDVGCGSGILAIAALKLGARQATGTDIDPQALSASRDNAQRNAIPDTAFGLCYPEQLDASASFPLVIANILAGPLVELAAEIAGRVAPGGRLALSGILEAQAEEVRAAYAAQGLAMDEPEAREGWVLLTGRRSVGRHTA, encoded by the coding sequence ATGCCCTGGCTGCAACTCAAGGCGCGCATCGCCCCGGAACAGGCCGAACTGCTCGAGGAGCTGCTGCTGGCCGAAGGCGCCACCGCCATCACCCTCCAGGACGCCCAGGACGCCCCGCTCTTCGAACCAGAGCGCGGCACCACCCCGCTATGGGACGAGACGGTGCTCACCGGCCTCTATGACGACCTCGAGGGCCTCTCGGCGATGCTCGAGCGCCTGGCGGCCGCCTGGGCCGAGGCCGTGCCCGGGGAACCCTGCCCCGAGATCGAGCACGAACTGCTCGACGACCGGGACTGGGAACGGGCCTGGATGGAAGACTTCCAGCCCTTGCGGATGGGCGAGCGCCTGTGGATCGTGCCCAGCTGGCACGCGGCGCCGGATCCGGCGGCGGTCAACCTCCACCTGGACCCGGGACTGGCCTTCGGTACCGGCACCCACCCCACCACGGCGCTGTGCCTGGGGTGGCTGGACGGCCTGACCGTGGCCGGCGAACTGACGGGCCTCGAGGTGCTCGACGTCGGCTGCGGCTCCGGCATCCTGGCCATCGCCGCCCTCAAGCTGGGTGCCAGGCAGGCCACGGGCACCGACATCGACCCCCAGGCCCTGTCCGCCAGCCGCGACAACGCCCAGCGCAACGCGATCCCCGACACCGCCTTCGGGCTCTGCTATCCCGAGCAACTGGACGCCTCGGCGAGCTTTCCGCTCGTGATCGCCAATATCCTGGCCGGCCCGCTGGTCGAGCTGGCCGCGGAGATCGCCGGGCGCGTCGCGCCGGGCGGGCGCCTGGCGCTGTCCGGGATCCTCGAGGCCCAGGCCGAGGAGGTGCGTGCCGCCTATGCGGCCCAGGGCCTGGCCATGGACGAGCCGGAGGCGCGTGAGGGCTGGGTGCTGCTGACCGGGCGGCGCTCCGTCGGGCGGCACACCGCCTGA
- the dusB gene encoding tRNA dihydrouridine synthase DusB, with amino-acid sequence MPESRPLPRIGRHTLPNRVVLAPMAGVTDRPFRALCQRLGAGLVVGEMVTSDPSLWHTRKSRLRMDHRGEPGPRAVQIAGGDAEMLAEAARLNAEMGAEIIDINMGCPAKKVCNKAAGSALLRDETLVAEILAAVVAAVAVPVTLKIRTGWSAESNNGVRVARLAEDAGIQALAVHGRHRQQRYAGQAEYDTIAAIKAAVDIPVFANGDIDSAEKARRVLDYTGADAVMIGRGAQGNPWIFREIDHYLRHGRPLPPPDDDERARVLRGHLVALHDFYGEHMGVRIARKHLGWYLAGDARFDDTGRRALRATFNGLDSADAQCHFIDELFRHEPDMAPSRVAQAVTSYGTCAA; translated from the coding sequence ATGCCCGAATCCCGTCCCCTACCCCGCATCGGCCGCCACACCCTGCCCAACCGGGTAGTGCTCGCGCCCATGGCCGGCGTCACCGACCGCCCCTTCCGCGCGCTGTGCCAGCGCCTGGGGGCGGGGCTGGTGGTGGGCGAGATGGTGACCTCGGACCCCAGCCTGTGGCACACGCGCAAGTCGCGCCTGCGCATGGACCACCGCGGCGAACCCGGCCCCCGTGCCGTGCAGATCGCCGGCGGCGACGCCGAGATGCTCGCCGAGGCGGCGCGGCTCAACGCCGAGATGGGCGCCGAGATCATCGACATCAACATGGGCTGCCCGGCCAAGAAGGTCTGCAACAAGGCCGCCGGCTCCGCGCTGCTGCGCGACGAGACCCTGGTCGCCGAGATCCTCGCGGCGGTGGTCGCCGCGGTGGCGGTGCCGGTGACGCTGAAGATCCGCACCGGCTGGAGTGCCGAGAGCAACAACGGCGTTCGTGTCGCCCGGCTGGCCGAGGACGCGGGCATCCAGGCCCTGGCCGTGCATGGCCGCCATCGCCAGCAGCGCTACGCGGGCCAGGCGGAGTACGACACCATCGCCGCGATCAAGGCGGCCGTGGACATCCCGGTGTTCGCCAACGGCGATATCGATTCTGCCGAGAAGGCCCGCCGGGTCCTCGACTATACTGGGGCGGATGCGGTGATGATCGGGCGCGGGGCCCAGGGCAACCCCTGGATCTTCCGCGAGATCGACCACTACCTCCGCCATGGCCGCCCGCTGCCGCCCCCCGACGACGACGAGCGTGCCCGGGTGTTGCGCGGCCACCTGGTGGCCTTGCACGACTTCTACGGTGAGCACATGGGCGTGCGTATCGCCCGCAAGCACCTCGGCTGGTACCTGGCCGGAGATGCCCGCTTCGACGACACCGGCCGCCGCGCCCTGCGTGCCACCTTCAATGGCCTGGACAGCGCCGATGCCCAGTGCCACTTCATTGACGAACTGTTTCGTCATGAGCCGGACATGGCCCCCAGCCGTGTCGCCCAGGCCGTGACGTCGTATGGAACCTGTGCCGCATGA
- the fis gene encoding DNA-binding transcriptional regulator Fis, whose protein sequence is MTSSQAFDQNPALSELDARASGDLAEVTEGGSLPRDDMPLREAVEAAMRRYFAHLDGSSVTDLHAMVMAEVEAPLLASVLEHAQGNQTRAAEMLGLNRGTLRKKLKHYALI, encoded by the coding sequence ATGACCAGCAGCCAAGCCTTTGACCAGAATCCCGCGCTGTCCGAGCTTGATGCCCGGGCCTCCGGTGATCTCGCCGAGGTCACCGAAGGCGGCAGCCTGCCGCGGGACGACATGCCCCTGCGCGAGGCCGTCGAGGCCGCCATGCGCCGCTACTTCGCGCACCTCGACGGCAGCAGCGTCACCGACCTCCATGCCATGGTGATGGCCGAGGTGGAGGCGCCATTGCTGGCCTCGGTGCTCGAGCACGCCCAGGGGAACCAGACCCGTGCCGCCGAGATGCTCGGCCTGAATCGCGGCACCCTGCGCAAGAAGCTCAAGCACTACGCCCTGATCTGA